A genome region from Spirochaetae bacterium HGW-Spirochaetae-1 includes the following:
- a CDS encoding RNA polymerase codes for MPVMNEREFFILVEETKSIVLAAVRKYLAKRYCHAIDDVVQETYIRVYRFMENNSYADESARNNWLYTVAKNEALRMTEKLNREEMKIRKMQVQIAGEEVRNNAPVNHDIMDMEELISRMPGKYREVFDLLLQGYTEAEIARRLSTRPGTIKSRIHRGRELLNRSFHGR; via the coding sequence AATTTTTCATCCTGGTGGAGGAGACCAAGTCCATAGTCCTGGCTGCGGTCAGGAAGTACCTGGCAAAACGGTACTGTCACGCCATTGACGATGTGGTGCAGGAGACTTATATCAGGGTATACCGGTTCATGGAAAACAACAGCTATGCCGATGAATCGGCGCGCAATAACTGGCTCTACACCGTAGCCAAGAACGAGGCTCTGCGCATGACGGAAAAGCTGAACCGCGAAGAGATGAAGATCCGGAAGATGCAGGTGCAGATAGCAGGTGAGGAGGTACGGAATAACGCCCCGGTGAATCACGACATCATGGATATGGAAGAACTGATATCGCGCATGCCGGGGAAATACCGTGAGGTTTTCGACCTGCTGCTCCAGGGATATACGGAAGCCGAGATCGCCCGCCGGCTGTCCACAAGGCCCGGGACCATCAAGTCGCGGATTCATCGCGGCAGGGAACTGTTGAACAGATCTTTTCATGGGAGGTGA